A single region of the Nocardioides ochotonae genome encodes:
- the rpmH gene encoding 50S ribosomal protein L34, whose translation MSKRTYQPNNRRRHKVHGFRLRMRTRAGRAILTARRRKGRKSLAV comes from the coding sequence GCAAGCGTACCTACCAGCCGAACAACCGTCGTCGCCACAAGGTGCACGGGTTCCGCCTGCGCATGCGTACCCGCGCTGGCCGCGCCATCCTGACCGCGCGACGCCGTAAGGGCCGCAAGAGCCTCGCCGTCTGA